The following are encoded in a window of Ignavibacteriales bacterium genomic DNA:
- a CDS encoding MFS transporter — MSLTAEIQKVKTGFHRSFWVANGMELFERLAYYGQQIVFMVYLRNNLGFSESEAGQLSGMFGGLIYLLPILAGTLADKWGFRRAFSIAFSILAIGYFLIGSMGMSVFSGIYGTAPNYWLLMSFLVFTAFGGSFIKPSVLGTVAVTSKEEVKSLGYAIYYWLVNIGAMVGPTIAYFVRDSFGNEFVYLVSAASCIAMLAVNSLFYKNAKEAVVVESLGKKITNLFVVLGNFKFMIFLLIYSLYWIIFWQEFIIVPYYVTDYIPNFFSYEILQSWSGAGAIILFQIPINRLTKKMSTPNAILSGFAVSSLIWIIIWIQPSIITIAAGIIAFGIGEAMQAPRYYEYISKIAPEGQQGLYQGYAFLPIAIARFVGDPFGGWLYQNSKASGHPEYVWYSMIAIGLSAAFFMYLYNKFVVKEK, encoded by the coding sequence GTGAGTCTTACTGCAGAAATTCAAAAAGTAAAAACCGGTTTTCACCGTTCATTCTGGGTTGCAAACGGAATGGAATTGTTCGAACGTTTAGCATACTACGGTCAGCAAATTGTTTTTATGGTTTACTTAAGAAACAACTTAGGTTTTTCTGAATCCGAAGCCGGACAACTTTCCGGTATGTTTGGAGGGTTGATTTATTTATTACCAATTCTTGCCGGTACACTTGCTGACAAATGGGGATTCCGCCGCGCATTCAGTATCGCATTTTCAATTCTTGCTATAGGATATTTTTTAATCGGCTCGATGGGAATGTCGGTATTCTCCGGTATATATGGAACTGCTCCAAATTACTGGCTGCTAATGAGCTTTCTAGTTTTTACAGCATTCGGCGGATCATTTATTAAACCGTCGGTTCTCGGAACAGTTGCAGTAACTTCCAAAGAAGAAGTTAAATCTCTCGGTTATGCAATTTATTATTGGTTAGTAAATATCGGTGCAATGGTTGGACCAACAATAGCTTACTTTGTACGAGATAGTTTTGGTAATGAATTTGTTTATCTGGTATCAGCAGCAAGTTGTATTGCAATGCTTGCAGTTAATTCATTGTTTTATAAGAATGCAAAAGAAGCCGTTGTAGTTGAATCACTCGGGAAAAAAATTACCAATTTGTTTGTTGTACTTGGCAATTTCAAATTCATGATCTTTTTATTAATCTACTCGCTTTATTGGATTATTTTTTGGCAAGAGTTTATCATAGTTCCTTATTATGTAACTGATTACATACCAAATTTTTTCTCTTACGAAATTCTACAATCTTGGTCCGGTGCAGGCGCTATAATTCTTTTTCAAATACCAATTAATAGATTGACAAAAAAAATGTCAACCCCGAATGCTATTCTAAGCGGATTTGCAGTTTCAAGTTTGATTTGGATTATTATTTGGATTCAGCCGAGTATTATAACAATAGCAGCCGGAATTATTGCATTTGGTATCGGCGAAGCTATGCAAGCACCAAGATATTATGAATATATTTCTAAGATAGCACCCGAAGGTCAGCAAGGATTATATCAAGGTTATGCATTCTTACCAATTGCTATTGCACGATTTGTAGGAGATCCGTTCGGAGGATGGTTATATCAAAACTCGAAAGCGTCTGGTCATCCGGAATATGTTTGGTATTCAATGATTGCCATCGGACTCTCTGCAGCTTTCTTTATGTACTTGTATAATAAATTTGTTGTGAAAGAAAAATAA
- the glgP gene encoding alpha-glucan family phosphorylase — protein sequence MVDYIGRFNVIPSLPEKLEPLREIVYNLFWTWNHDAIELFRRLDRKLWEDTHHNPVLLLGKISQDRLNEIANDDSYISHMNRVSVHLNVYLEEKSWYQKNYKYNGDKFIAYFSAEFGLTECLQVYSGGLGVLSGDHLKSASDLGLPLVGIGLCYKEGYFQQYLTNDGWQQERYELTDFFNQPISLVTNKDNSPLKIEMEFPGRKVVLQIWKIQVGRIPLFLLDTNVAENSEEDRKITRTLYGGNIETRIQQEIVLGIGGMRALRAMNIKPLVCHMNEGHSAFLSLERIRHLIKNHNLTFDEAKDIGFYSNVFTTHTPVPAGIDIFPNDLVEKYFGQYYRDELKISDKIFYSLGTIIREKPAANFNMAHLAMNMAGFVNGVSKLHGKVSKKMWMTGFVDVPFDEIPIDYVTNGVHIHSHLSNDMQELLYRYLGEKFMQNPSDKDAWKRVDEIPDEELWRTHERRRERLVAFARNRLIKQISERGGSVSELAFAKEVLDVQALTIGFARRFATYKRATLIFKDVDRLSNILSNPDYPVQLIIAGKAHPKDEEGKKLIQEVIAISKEPHLRKKIVFIENYDMNIARYMVAGCDVWLNNPRRPFEASGTSGMKVIANGGLNLSVMDGWWDEAFTPNVGWRIGNREEYDDLDYQDEVESRLIYETIEKELVPIFYNRGEDKLPRNWISIMKNSMKTLGSEYNSHRMVEEYAKKFYFESYEKRMNLMKNNWEKGKEFSHWKSILYENWNKVKFLSVTEEEKNGDLKFGLKYPILAEVELGELTPDDVEVQIYYGKVDEGVNGSKYSITMAHVGKKSKSAKYAYRGQIECNDTGQFGFTLRILPKHPQLINPFELGLIRWAEN from the coding sequence ATGGTAGATTATATTGGAAGATTTAATGTTATTCCTTCTTTACCGGAAAAATTAGAACCATTACGTGAAATAGTTTATAATCTATTCTGGACTTGGAACCACGATGCCATTGAGCTGTTCAGAAGACTAGATCGGAAATTATGGGAAGATACCCATCATAATCCGGTATTATTGCTTGGTAAGATTAGCCAAGACAGACTAAATGAAATCGCAAATGATGATAGTTATATATCTCATATGAACCGTGTTTCGGTACATCTTAATGTTTATCTTGAAGAGAAAAGCTGGTATCAAAAAAATTATAAATATAACGGCGATAAATTTATTGCATATTTTTCTGCCGAATTTGGTTTAACGGAATGCTTGCAAGTATATTCAGGTGGTCTTGGCGTTCTCTCCGGAGATCATTTAAAATCTGCAAGTGATCTTGGATTGCCATTAGTGGGAATTGGCTTATGTTACAAAGAAGGATACTTTCAACAATATCTTACAAACGATGGCTGGCAGCAAGAGCGTTATGAATTAACCGATTTTTTCAATCAACCCATCTCGTTGGTTACAAACAAAGACAATTCACCATTAAAAATTGAAATGGAATTTCCCGGACGAAAAGTTGTTTTACAAATTTGGAAAATTCAAGTCGGTCGTATTCCTCTATTTCTTCTTGATACAAACGTTGCTGAAAATTCAGAAGAAGATAGAAAAATTACTCGCACATTATATGGCGGTAATATAGAAACAAGAATTCAACAAGAAATTGTTCTTGGTATAGGTGGTATGCGTGCATTACGTGCAATGAATATTAAGCCCTTAGTATGCCATATGAATGAAGGTCATTCTGCATTTCTTTCGTTAGAGCGGATCCGTCACTTAATAAAAAACCACAATCTTACTTTTGATGAAGCGAAAGACATTGGTTTTTATTCAAATGTTTTCACCACCCACACTCCAGTTCCAGCAGGAATTGATATTTTTCCAAATGATCTTGTTGAAAAATATTTCGGGCAATATTATAGAGATGAATTAAAAATTAGCGACAAAATATTTTACAGTCTTGGTACTATCATTAGAGAAAAACCAGCAGCTAACTTTAACATGGCACATCTTGCTATGAATATGGCAGGATTTGTTAATGGTGTAAGCAAACTTCATGGAAAAGTATCTAAGAAAATGTGGATGACCGGATTTGTTGATGTTCCATTTGATGAAATCCCTATTGACTATGTTACAAACGGTGTGCATATACATTCACATTTATCGAACGATATGCAGGAATTGTTGTACCGTTACCTAGGTGAAAAATTTATGCAGAACCCTTCCGATAAAGATGCTTGGAAACGAGTTGATGAAATACCCGATGAAGAACTCTGGCGTACTCATGAAAGAAGAAGAGAAAGATTAGTCGCTTTCGCAAGAAACAGATTAATAAAACAAATTTCCGAACGCGGCGGTTCTGTTTCGGAACTTGCATTTGCAAAAGAAGTCTTAGATGTACAAGCACTAACTATTGGTTTTGCACGAAGGTTTGCAACTTATAAACGGGCTACACTAATCTTTAAGGACGTTGATCGTCTTAGCAATATACTTAGCAATCCTGATTATCCTGTTCAACTAATTATTGCGGGTAAAGCTCATCCTAAAGACGAAGAGGGGAAGAAACTTATCCAAGAGGTTATTGCAATATCTAAAGAACCTCATTTAAGAAAGAAGATTGTTTTTATTGAAAATTACGATATGAATATTGCCCGCTACATGGTTGCCGGTTGTGATGTATGGTTGAATAATCCGCGCCGTCCTTTTGAAGCAAGCGGGACTTCCGGAATGAAAGTAATTGCAAACGGAGGATTGAATTTAAGTGTGATGGATGGTTGGTGGGACGAAGCGTTTACACCTAATGTAGGCTGGAGGATAGGCAATAGAGAAGAATATGATGATTTGGATTATCAAGATGAAGTAGAATCTCGTTTGATTTATGAAACAATTGAAAAAGAACTTGTACCAATATTTTATAATCGAGGTGAAGATAAACTACCGCGCAACTGGATCTCAATAATGAAAAATTCCATGAAAACTTTGGGATCAGAATACAATTCACACCGAATGGTTGAAGAATATGCTAAGAAATTTTATTTCGAATCTTATGAAAAACGAATGAACCTTATGAAAAATAATTGGGAAAAAGGAAAAGAATTTTCTCATTGGAAAAGTATTTTGTATGAAAATTGGAACAAAGTAAAATTTTTAAGTGTTACCGAAGAAGAAAAAAACGGCGATCTGAAATTTGGGCTTAAATATCCAATTCTTGCTGAAGTGGAACTTGGCGAACTTACTCCTGATGATGTAGAAGTTCAGATATATTACGGTAAAGTTGATGAGGGTGTGAATGGTTCTAAATATTCAATTACTATGGCTCATGTTGGCAAAAAATCAAAATCGGCTAAGTATGCATACCGCGGACAAATTGAATGTAACGATACCGGACAATTTGGATTTACCTTAAGAATACTTCCAAAACATCCTCAGTTAATTAATCCTTTTGAATTAGGTTTAATACGCTGGGCTGAAAATTAA
- a CDS encoding AbiV family abortive infection protein, protein MQTIKSRLESSGKKWRDIPQLWNLRRSCIKNSIELLNDAKLLYKHRRYPRAFALAFTSYEEFGKGQLVSDYITGVASEEEFWLSFRSHDLKTSYNNRKIVINTDRTSPWTVEYNNKNAKPLFKLRMDSLYVDCLKDYTPSIPQKQINAKTAKQIIVEVEKYIHHILSIEYYSERIGTEALAK, encoded by the coding sequence ATGCAAACAATCAAAAGTCGTCTTGAATCGTCTGGGAAAAAATGGAGAGATATTCCACAATTGTGGAATTTAAGGCGTTCTTGTATTAAAAATTCAATTGAGTTACTTAATGATGCAAAACTATTATATAAACATCGTAGATATCCAAGGGCTTTCGCGCTTGCTTTTACATCTTATGAAGAATTTGGTAAAGGACAATTAGTTTCGGATTATATTACGGGAGTAGCTTCGGAAGAAGAATTTTGGTTATCATTTCGAAGTCACGATCTTAAAACTTCATATAATAATAGAAAAATAGTAATAAATACTGATCGAACTTCACCTTGGACGGTTGAATACAATAATAAAAATGCAAAGCCACTTTTCAAATTAAGAATGGATTCACTTTACGTAGACTGTTTAAAAGATTATACTCCTTCGATTCCTCAAAAACAAATTAATGCTAAAACAGCAAAACAAATCATTGTGGAAGTTGAGAAATATATTCATCATATACTTTCGATAGAATATTATAGTGAAAGAATTGGAACAGAAGCATTAGCAAAATAA
- a CDS encoding Gfo/Idh/MocA family oxidoreductase — protein sequence MKKFALTGTAGYIAPRHLKAIKETGNLLVASFDPHDSVGVLDQFFPHADYFNEYERFERYLVKLSQHNNSKIDFLSVCSPNYLHDSQIRLGLNLGANVICEKPIVLYPQNLDSLEELESKSGKKVYTVMQLRYHPSIIELKEKLKTAANKKHEVELTYIASRGNWYHYSWKGEDEKSGGIATNIGIHLFDLLIWLFGDVRKSEVYLSDNKKMSGSLELKDANVTWFLSIDENDLPAEIRSHKKMMYRSINIDGNEIEFSDGFAELHTKVYQEILKGNGLGISDARPSIETVYNIRFAKVSTKKDFIHPLLRK from the coding sequence ATGAAAAAGTTTGCCTTAACGGGAACAGCCGGATACATAGCTCCGCGCCACTTGAAAGCAATAAAAGAAACCGGGAATCTTCTTGTTGCTTCGTTCGATCCGCATGATTCCGTAGGTGTGTTAGATCAATTCTTTCCGCATGCTGATTACTTTAATGAGTATGAAAGATTTGAAAGATATCTCGTAAAACTTTCACAGCACAATAATTCTAAGATTGATTTTCTAAGCGTCTGCTCTCCAAATTATTTGCACGATTCACAGATCAGATTGGGATTAAATCTTGGTGCAAATGTTATTTGTGAAAAACCAATTGTTCTATATCCTCAAAATTTAGATTCGCTGGAAGAACTTGAATCGAAATCCGGGAAAAAAGTTTATACAGTTATGCAGTTGAGATATCATCCTTCGATAATTGAGCTTAAAGAGAAATTAAAAACTGCTGCAAATAAAAAACATGAAGTAGAACTGACTTACATTGCTTCACGCGGAAATTGGTATCATTATTCATGGAAGGGTGAAGATGAAAAGAGCGGAGGCATTGCAACAAATATCGGGATACATCTTTTCGATCTGTTAATATGGTTGTTCGGAGATGTTCGAAAAAGTGAAGTATATCTTTCTGATAATAAAAAAATGTCCGGGTCACTCGAATTAAAAGATGCAAATGTTACATGGTTTCTATCTATTGATGAAAATGATCTACCGGCTGAAATTCGATCACACAAAAAAATGATGTACCGATCTATAAATATTGATGGTAATGAAATAGAATTCTCAGACGGATTTGCAGAACTTCACACAAAAGTTTATCAAGAAATATTAAAAGGAAACGGATTAGGAATTTCAGATGCTCGTCCTTCGATCGAGACAGTTTATAATATCCGTTTTGCAAAAGTTTCTACTAAGAAAGATTTTATTCATCCATTACTTCGAAAATAA
- the sthA gene encoding Si-specific NAD(P)(+) transhydrogenase — MENKYDVIIIGSGPGGEGAAMTCAKEGKKVAVCEEFSLVGGNNTHKGTIPSKALRHASQILYDSNKFEGATYQELLVQTGTVIRSQVELRHGFYTRNNVDLIIGRAKFLDKNTVEVTESTGLKKKYRADAFIIAVGSRPYHPPDVDFLHPRIIDSDKLLKIKENPKTLTIYGAGVIGCEYASIFRGLSVKVNLINTRNQLLAFLDDEIIDALAYHLRENGVLLRHGEEYEKVVPDDCGVTIYLKSNKEIRSDYLLWAQGRTGNTQNIGLEELGIKTDARGSIPVNEFYQSSVPNIYAVGDVIGYPSLASAAYDQGRFAGRHLILGEGTTLKIEDIPTGIYTIPEISSVGLNERELTEKKIPYEVGHSFFRHLARAQITGRTVGMLKILFHRENLKILGIHCFGYEASEIIHIGQAIMSQEGDGNSLMYFINSTFNYPTMAEAYRVAALNGLNRVELGKKSHN; from the coding sequence ATGGAAAATAAATACGACGTAATTATTATTGGCAGCGGACCGGGAGGCGAGGGCGCTGCAATGACTTGTGCAAAAGAAGGGAAGAAAGTCGCAGTTTGTGAAGAGTTCTCTCTTGTTGGAGGAAACAATACTCACAAAGGTACAATTCCAAGTAAAGCATTAAGACATGCAAGCCAAATTTTATATGACAGTAATAAGTTTGAAGGGGCTACTTACCAAGAATTATTAGTACAAACCGGAACTGTTATTAGATCTCAAGTTGAATTAAGACATGGTTTTTATACTAGAAACAATGTTGATTTGATTATCGGCCGTGCAAAATTTCTTGATAAAAATACTGTTGAAGTAACTGAATCAACAGGACTAAAAAAGAAGTATCGAGCAGATGCATTTATAATTGCTGTCGGTTCTCGTCCATATCACCCGCCAGACGTCGATTTTTTACATCCAAGAATAATTGATAGCGATAAACTTTTAAAAATAAAAGAAAATCCAAAAACGTTAACAATTTATGGTGCCGGTGTAATTGGTTGCGAATATGCTTCTATCTTCAGAGGATTAAGTGTAAAAGTTAATCTGATAAACACACGCAACCAGCTGCTGGCTTTTCTTGATGATGAAATTATTGATGCATTAGCATATCATCTCAGAGAAAATGGAGTATTGTTAAGACATGGTGAGGAATATGAAAAAGTTGTACCGGATGATTGCGGAGTTACAATTTATTTAAAGTCTAACAAAGAAATTAGAAGTGATTATTTATTGTGGGCTCAGGGTAGAACCGGTAATACACAAAACATTGGTCTTGAAGAACTTGGAATTAAAACTGATGCAAGAGGTTCAATACCGGTTAATGAATTTTATCAATCATCAGTTCCTAATATTTATGCTGTAGGTGATGTAATTGGTTATCCAAGTCTTGCCAGTGCTGCTTATGATCAAGGAAGATTTGCCGGAAGACATTTAATTTTAGGTGAGGGCACAACTCTAAAAATCGAAGATATACCAACCGGAATTTATACCATTCCAGAAATTAGTTCTGTTGGATTAAACGAACGGGAATTAACTGAGAAAAAAATTCCTTATGAAGTTGGGCATTCATTTTTCCGACATTTAGCAAGAGCACAGATAACCGGAAGAACAGTCGGTATGTTAAAAATTCTTTTTCACAGAGAGAATTTAAAAATTCTTGGTATCCATTGTTTTGGATATGAAGCTTCGGAAATAATTCATATTGGGCAAGCTATAATGTCACAAGAAGGTGATGGGAATAGTTTGATGTATTTCATCAACAGCACGTTTAATTATCCTACTATGGCAGAAGCTTACCGCGTTGCAGCTTTAAATGGATTGAACAGAGTTGAGTTGGGTAAAAAGTCTCACAACTAG
- a CDS encoding DegT/DnrJ/EryC1/StrS family aminotransferase: MKVPLLDLKPQYLSLKKEIDEAVQRVIDSQYFIMGPDIQKLEEEICRYLKCKKAIGVSSGTDALLLALMALDIQPGDEVIVPTYSFFATAGVVARLNAIPVFVDCDPVTFNIDPKKIEERITSKTKVIIPVHLYGQSAEMVEIMLIAKKHNIKVVEDAAQAIGTQYKDGRFVGTIGDIGCFSFFPSKNLGGFGDGGIVTTNDEALAEKLRIMRVHGMEQSYYHKVVGGNFRLDALQAAVLRVKLPRLDSWSSKRRENASAYTKYFIEEGLAVGEGLLNFDDKNKVLLPKAIYQNTGHKNFHIYNQYIIRVQNRNALLEFMKKKEVGCAIYYPVPFHRQECFAYLNCKDAEFPNSNSAAEDSLALPIYPELSNEQIKYVVDSISEFVKNK; encoded by the coding sequence ATGAAAGTCCCTTTGTTAGATCTTAAACCTCAGTATCTATCGTTAAAAAAAGAAATTGATGAAGCTGTTCAACGCGTTATTGATTCGCAATATTTTATCATGGGTCCAGATATTCAAAAACTTGAAGAAGAAATTTGCCGATATCTAAAATGTAAAAAAGCAATTGGTGTTTCATCAGGTACAGATGCATTACTGTTGGCTCTGATGGCGCTTGATATTCAACCGGGTGATGAAGTTATCGTGCCGACATATTCTTTCTTTGCAACTGCAGGAGTTGTTGCAAGATTAAATGCGATTCCGGTTTTTGTTGATTGCGATCCGGTTACTTTTAACATTGATCCAAAAAAGATTGAAGAGAGAATAACTTCAAAAACAAAAGTGATTATCCCGGTTCATCTTTATGGACAAAGTGCTGAAATGGTTGAGATAATGCTCATCGCAAAAAAACATAATATAAAAGTTGTTGAAGATGCGGCTCAAGCTATTGGAACACAATATAAAGATGGAAGGTTTGTCGGAACGATCGGTGATATCGGATGTTTCTCATTTTTCCCGAGTAAAAATCTTGGCGGATTTGGAGATGGCGGGATCGTAACAACAAATGATGAAGCACTTGCAGAGAAACTTAGGATTATGCGTGTTCATGGAATGGAACAGAGCTACTATCATAAAGTTGTTGGTGGAAATTTCAGACTTGACGCACTTCAAGCAGCAGTACTTAGAGTTAAACTTCCTCGTCTCGATTCATGGTCCTCAAAGAGAAGAGAAAATGCTTCTGCATATACAAAATATTTTATTGAAGAGGGTCTTGCTGTTGGTGAAGGGTTGCTAAATTTTGATGACAAGAATAAAGTGCTTTTACCAAAAGCAATTTATCAAAATACCGGACATAAAAATTTTCACATTTACAACCAGTATATAATAAGAGTACAAAATAGAAACGCACTTTTGGAATTCATGAAAAAGAAAGAAGTTGGTTGTGCAATTTATTATCCCGTTCCTTTTCACAGACAAGAATGCTTTGCCTATTTGAATTGTAAGGATGCAGAATTTCCAAATTCAAATTCAGCTGCAGAAGATTCTTTGGCATTACCGATTTATCCTGAGTTATCAAACGAACAAATTAAATATGTAGTTGATTCGATTTCAGAATTTGTAAAAAATAAATAA
- a CDS encoding four helix bundle protein, with amino-acid sequence MKSEFLERNKNINRGFRKLEIWKKAVEIYRLVHNVIQKNRDIPFKVKAQIEDSALSVSSNIAEGYSRRSIKETLRFYEIALASSAENYSQIFTLFNAEQIMEDDFNDYDAKSYEFENGLIKMNKSLISRMNSGQEWNLDYE; translated from the coding sequence ATGAAGAGTGAGTTTTTAGAAAGAAACAAAAATATTAATCGTGGTTTTCGAAAACTTGAAATATGGAAAAAGGCGGTGGAAATATATCGTCTAGTTCATAATGTGATACAGAAGAATCGAGATATACCATTTAAAGTAAAAGCTCAGATTGAAGATTCAGCTTTATCAGTATCCAGTAACATCGCCGAAGGTTATTCAAGAAGAAGTATAAAAGAAACTTTAAGATTTTATGAAATAGCTTTAGCATCATCAGCTGAAAATTATTCACAAATATTTACACTCTTTAATGCAGAGCAGATTATGGAAGATGACTTTAATGATTATGATGCCAAATCATATGAATTTGAAAACGGACTAATTAAAATGAATAAGAGTTTAATCAGCAGAATGAATTCCGGGCAAGAGTGGAATTTAGATTATGAATAA
- a CDS encoding acyltransferase, which translates to MSYFKHDSAYIDENVEIGDGTKIWHFSHVQSGAKIGKNCILGQNVNVGSNVVIGNFVKIQNNVSVYEGVTLEDYVFCGPSMVFTNIIDPRSKYPQAGSKFYIKTLVKEGASFGANSTIICGHTIGKFAFIGAGAVVTKDVPDYALVVGNPAKQVGWLSEAGQKLIFDKDGMAKCSKSNKSYKLGKGRVVEC; encoded by the coding sequence ATGAGTTACTTCAAACATGATTCCGCTTACATTGATGAAAACGTTGAAATTGGTGACGGAACAAAGATATGGCACTTCTCTCATGTTCAGTCGGGTGCAAAGATCGGAAAGAATTGCATCTTAGGTCAGAATGTAAATGTCGGTTCGAATGTTGTAATAGGAAATTTTGTAAAAATTCAAAATAACGTTTCTGTTTATGAGGGTGTTACGCTTGAAGATTATGTTTTTTGCGGTCCTTCAATGGTCTTCACAAATATTATTGACCCAAGAAGTAAATATCCGCAAGCCGGTTCAAAATTTTATATCAAGACATTAGTAAAAGAAGGAGCTTCATTTGGAGCTAACTCAACAATTATTTGCGGACATACAATTGGTAAATTTGCATTTATTGGTGCCGGTGCAGTTGTAACGAAAGACGTTCCCGATTATGCTTTGGTAGTTGGTAATCCGGCTAAGCAAGTCGGATGGTTAAGTGAAGCAGGACAGAAATTAATTTTTGATAAAGATGGCATGGCTAAATGTAGTAAGTCAAACAAAAGTTATAAACTGGGAAAAGGTAGAGTGGTTGAATGTTAG